The genomic stretch TCCATCTCGCTCAGGAGGGCGTCCATGCGCGGAAGGAATTCCCCGACCTTCTCTGTGACCACCGCGCCCTCCGGGGAGGGCCGAATCAGCCCCTCCTGCTCAAGAATTCTCAGAGAGTACCGAATCTTATGCTGGGGGTGCTTGAGGAGTTCGGCGAGCCGGATAATGCCTATCGGTCCGTGCTGTTTGATTGTTCGAAGCATGAGCACGTGCCTCTGGAGAATCTCCATCTCGGTCTGAAGCCTTCTCGTGAGACCTCCCTCACCCTCTGGCAAGGCTTCCTCTCCCAATTCTCCCTGTTCACCCAATCGCCCACCCCCGATTCTTCTCTGACCCATTCCGCCCGACGCGGATTTCAGGTCTTCCTCACTTCCTTTGTCTTTATTCTTAGTCCCTCGTACCCGCACTTCCTGCATCTCGTGGCCCTCACCGAGTTCCGCGCGCTGCAATTCATGCAGATCTTCTTGTCCAGTCTCCTCCTTTCAGCCTCGACGAACCTAGCCATACGACGCTACCGCCGGCTCAAATACCGATTTGCATATTAATACCTTTTCTCCTGTGTTCCCTCCAATGTTCCCTCGACAACACCCGAGTAGCTCGATGACGCTCTCCTAATGGCCCCTTCGTCCACAGCCTCCTCGTAGTCTTTCAGCGGCTCCCGGTTGAGCTCGAGGAACCTCGGACCCCATGTATAGAGGCCGAGCAGTTCCTCGGCCTGCCTTCTTCTGCCGAGTATTATGAGCGCGGCGGCCAAGGCCTCTAGCGTCGAGAGACGGAACGGTTGGCCGAACTTCACCGGGTTGGCGGCTAATAGATACGGAAGCGCCCGGGGCTGGGTCCTCAACCCTCTCGTCATTGCGCGGAAGCTCTGGCCGTCGGTTTGGTCCCAAGATGAGTCCAGGGCTATCAGCCCCTTCCTCTCAGCGAGCGGTGAGTCCTCCCTCGACAGAAATCTGGGTGCGAAGGGGTCAAGAAGCGGCGCGCCGTGGGGCAGAAGTAGGGAGCGTAGGTCCTTGACGAGAACGGCCCTGCCGAACCGCGCCATTTTCATTGCCGTGCACTTCTTCGGGTCGCACTGGCCAAAGTGCAGCACGAACAACCTGATCGCGGTCAGACAGCTCTCTCCCAAAGCGCGCCCTTCCTCCTGACCTTTCCCTCGGCCTCGAGGTCGGCGAGGGCGGTTCTGATGAGCGCTTCTGGAGGGCTGATGAAGAACTGCTTTTTAAAGGCCGACCTTATCTCCTTCACGGTTTTGGGCCTGTCGAGCGTTTTGGGCGTCAGGGTGCGCATGTCCTCATTCAAGTTCCACGGGAAAATAAACCAGGTCCATTTCTCCTTCGGCACCTTGACTGTATAGAAGTCTGGCTCGATTTTAGAGTGAGTGATGTGGAGGAGGGTCGCGGTTCGAATCTCCCTCGGCCTCATCTTGAACAGATGCGCGAGGGCTAGGGTCATGCTCTCCCCAGTGTCGGTGATGTCGTCGACCACGAGCACGCTCTCCTTCTCAATACTCACGTTCAGCTCTTGGGTGAGTAAGGCCTTCCCATCTGGATTGGCGGTGACCCCCCAGTGTTCAGTCTTGACAGCGTAGAGCTTCTTGACCTTCAGGTGGTCGCAAAGGAGGCGGGCGGGAATCCAGCCGCCCCGCGTGAGGCCGATTACGATCGTCGGCCGGCAGCCGCATTCACGAATCTTTTGTGCAACCTCCGAAGTCCATTTCGCGATTTCATCCCATCTAACCAGCCTGCACCTGAACGATTCGACTGCCTCGCCCTTCTCCACGCTTTCACCCCTCACCCGTTCTTCTTTCACTCATTGCCAAGACGCATACCTCTTTCAGACCCCCGCATTTCTCAGCGCCTCCCCGCAGGCGCAGTTCCTTCTATCGAATGGAATTCTCTGAAGCACATCCTCCAGAAGCCTTCGGGTGTTTCTGACGTTTTCCGCAAAGGTCTTCATAACCTCCTCTGCGCTCACGGGTCTCTCGGCCCAGACATCATAGTCAGTGACCATAGCGACGCTGGCATAGCACATCTCCTGCTCCCGGGCGAGTTGGGCCTCAGGACACAGTGTCATTCCTATTATGTCAGCGAACTGCCTGAACATCCGGCTCTCCGCCCGAGTCGAGAACCTGGGTCCTTCGATGCAGACGTAGGTCCCCTTTGCAGAGAGGGGTAATCTGAGACGCTTTGCAGAGGATATGAGCAGGCCCCTCAGCTCCTCGCAAAAGGGGTCGGCGGTCGAGACGTGCATCGTCCTCCCGCCATCGTAGAAAGTATACTGGCGCGTCTTGGTGAAATCGATGAATTGGTCGGGAATCACGATGGTGCCTGGTCGCAGCCTCATCTGCAACGAGCCCACTGCGCAGGGCGATATAACCCTCTCCACACCCAGGCTCTTCAGGGCCCAGATATTGGCTCTGTAATTTATTTTGTGGGGTGGGATCTGATGCCCCTTCCCGTGCCTAGGCAGGAAAGCCACCCTTCTTCCTTTGAACTCTCCCACCTCGACAATCCCAGATGGAGCTCCATAGGGCGTCCCCACTTTCACAGACTCCACATTCTTGAACATCTCCATGTCGTACAACCCGGACCCGCCGATTATCCCGATTCTTGGCACATCTGCGCTCATGGGCGCACCGACCGTGAATTGCTGTTAGAGTATTAATTGATTTTTAAAATCCATTCCTGGCGTCCTGCCCTCTTCTGACCTCGTCTGGCCAAGAGGGGGCCTCAGCCTTTTTCAGTCCCCTCTTTTTCAGGCGCTGCGGGACTCACTACGATACTCCCGGCTGGGGGGCCCGCAGCGGTCCCCATACCGTCTCCGACCTCGCCTGCCTCCGACTTCCCACGCGTCTCGCTCCCGGCCTCTTTTCCCTCACCCTCGCTCTTCCCCTCCCCGCTACCCGGATGGGTGCCTTTTGATTCCTTCACTTCGGATGGTTTTGGAGCTCCCGTGGGGGCTCTCCCCAATAGCCTACCGAAAAGAGATGTGACGAAGCCCCTCTGGCCCGGAGCTTGGGTCTGCTCGCTCTCGTCCTTAACCCGCTCCCCCGTGCCCCTCTCCTCGGTCCGGGACACCCCAGCGCTGGGGATATCTACTTTCCCGGACGAGCCTCCGGCCGATACCGCTCCTGCATCGCCGGTCCCCCTCTCACGGCCGGAAGGGCCTCCGGTGCCGGTTGTGGCGCCCTCCTCGACAGCACCCACAATCACCACTCCAGCCGTTGAGGCCTCCGGCCCGCTCTCCGCAACACTTTTTTCCTTGCCTTCCTCCGGGAAAACGCTGTCCAGGTTGGCCTTTATAAAGCGCGCCAGTGAAATGCCCACGCCCGGAATCCGGATTAGTTCCTCTAGAGTGGCTTTCCTGAGCATGCCGGG from Thermoplasmata archaeon encodes the following:
- a CDS encoding helix-hairpin-helix domain-containing protein yields the protein MVCLGSAVSNLDTARREMVESFMRLPGLGRSRAERIYDAGYTNPGMLRKATLEELIRIPGVGISLARFIKANLDSVFPEEGKEKSVAESGPEASTAGVVIVGAVEEGATTGTGGPSGRERGTGDAGAVSAGGSSGKVDIPSAGVSRTEERGTGERVKDESEQTQAPGQRGFVTSLFGRLLGRAPTGAPKPSEVKESKGTHPGSGEGKSEGEGKEAGSETRGKSEAGEVGDGMGTAAGPPAGSIVVSPAAPEKEGTEKG
- a CDS encoding 50S ribosomal protein L40e, producing the protein MARFVEAERRRLDKKICMNCSARNSVRATRCRKCGYEGLRIKTKEVRKT
- a CDS encoding S-methyl-5'-thioadenosine phosphorylase, producing MPRIGIIGGSGLYDMEMFKNVESVKVGTPYGAPSGIVEVGEFKGRRVAFLPRHGKGHQIPPHKINYRANIWALKSLGVERVISPCAVGSLQMRLRPGTIVIPDQFIDFTKTRQYTFYDGGRTMHVSTADPFCEELRGLLISSAKRLRLPLSAKGTYVCIEGPRFSTRAESRMFRQFADIIGMTLCPEAQLAREQEMCYASVAMVTDYDVWAERPVSAEEVMKTFAENVRNTRRLLEDVLQRIPFDRRNCACGEALRNAGV
- a CDS encoding DUF367 family protein, encoding MGESCLTAIRLFVLHFGQCDPKKCTAMKMARFGRAVLVKDLRSLLLPHGAPLLDPFAPRFLSREDSPLAERKGLIALDSSWDQTDGQSFRAMTRGLRTQPRALPYLLAANPVKFGQPFRLSTLEALAAALIILGRRRQAEELLGLYTWGPRFLELNREPLKDYEEAVDEGAIRRASSSYSGVVEGTLEGTQEKRY
- a CDS encoding winged-helix domain-containing protein, coding for MPEGEGGLTRRLQTEMEILQRHVLMLRTIKQHGPIGIIRLAELLKHPQHKIRYSLRILEQEGLIRPSPEGAVVTEKVGEFLPRMDALLSEMETTIKKVRESLGPLRQMPP
- a CDS encoding phosphoribosyltransferase encodes the protein MRGESVEKGEAVESFRCRLVRWDEIAKWTSEVAQKIRECGCRPTIVIGLTRGGWIPARLLCDHLKVKKLYAVKTEHWGVTANPDGKALLTQELNVSIEKESVLVVDDITDTGESMTLALAHLFKMRPREIRTATLLHITHSKIEPDFYTVKVPKEKWTWFIFPWNLNEDMRTLTPKTLDRPKTVKEIRSAFKKQFFISPPEALIRTALADLEAEGKVRRKGALWERAV